A window of Pristis pectinata isolate sPriPec2 chromosome 18, sPriPec2.1.pri, whole genome shotgun sequence genomic DNA:
gagggggcataattttaatgtgattgaagatataagggggaagtcagaggtaagtttttttacacaaagcgtggtgggtttgtggaacgcactgctggcagtggtggtggaggcagatacatcagggatattaaagaaactcttagataggcacatgaatgatagaaaaatggagggctatgtgggagggaagggttagatagatcttagagcgggataaaatgtcggcacaacatcgtgggccgaagggcctgtactgtgctgtagtgctctatgtacTAAATCCACCAAGGCAAAAATCATCACCTACATTTCAATGGTGATTTGCCCCTGAATTCCATTTACCCCTCCCGGAATTCAGCAACTACAATGTTCTTCTTCATAGCCATAGGGTCATAAAGTTATTTGTGTCGActttcaagcacccatttatactccttacattcctctaaactcaactcagattctacctctcaccaacTTACAGCATCCAATTACCTAcctacctgcacgtctttgggatgtgggaggaaacctgagcacctggggaaaactcacacagtcacagagaacacgtgtaaactccacactgacagcgccggaagtcaggatcgaacccgggtcgctggagctgtgaggcagcagctctaccactgcgccactgtgctgccaatggGGTAAAAGGTTTAGGTTTGGAGCATTTTCTCTTAAGAAGCTAGCACCAGCATaaagggccgaatagccttctGCATTGTGTTTACAGTCCACTCAACTGCTGAAACTTTGTTCTAGCTCTAAAGTCAATCAGTCCAGTGTTTCCGGACCAGTTTCCCAGCCCACACCATCTAAAACACAGAAGCAGTTGCTGCAGGACTGCCCATCAGCTACCACCTCCGTTCTCCCGTGGGACTGCCTCTCACTCCTTGGACCATTCACCAAACAGCTttaacccccccgccccccccgcccccaaaggCAGGGGTAGGGTTTCCATTGGCCAACAGTGTATGGGAACAGAGTCTGCTTGACTTGGacttaggcaggcacggtagtgtagcggttagcgtaacgctattacagcaccagcgacccgggttcaattccggccgccgtctgtaaggagtttgtatgttctccctgtgtctgcgtgggtttcctcccacattccaaagacgtacgggttaggaagttgtggacatgccatGCTGGCGCTGGaaatatggcgacacttgcgggctgcccccagaacactctacgcaaaagatgcatttcactgtgtgtttcgatgtacatgtgactaataaagatatcttatctcatcatcATTGGGTCCTAAGAATTCCTGATTCCAATAGCACAGCAGGGGCATCTTCGCCACATGGACCACCACCGTTCAAGAAGGGTGAGTAGAGATGCCCAGTAAATGCGGGAcacagactacagatgctggaatctggagcaaaaaaaacaaactgttggaggaactcagtgggtcgagcggcatctgtggaggcagagggagggtcgacatttcaggtcgagaccctgcatcaggactgagagtgtagaggggagatggccagtatgtagaacagagggaggggcgagacaggggctggtaggtgataggtggaaccaggtggggtaggggaatgatgggcagatggacccaggtgggggaagggggtggggagatgtaaacagaggctggtgggtgttgGGTAGGCAGATGGAGTTAAGGTGGGTGGACGGGAAGGGGAAGATTGAAACAGAGGCTAGAAAgtgaggtggaaccagataaggtattggtattggtttattattgtcacatgtaccgaggtacagtgaaaaatttgtctcgcataccgatcgtacaggtcaattcattacacagtgcagttacattgaatcacagaatcatagaacagtacagcacaatacaggcccttcagcccgcaatgttgtgccgacctttaaaacctcgcctaagactatctaaccccttccccccacatatccctctattttaaattcctccatatgcgtatccagcaatctcttgaatttgaccaatgtacctgcctccaccaccaccccaggcagcacatcccatgccccaaccactctctgggtaaaaaacctccctctgatatctcccttgaacttcccaccctttactttaatgccatgccctcttgtattgagcattggtgccctgggaaagaggcgctggctgtccactctatctattcctcttaatattttgtacacctctatcatgtctccactcatcctccttctctccaaagagtaaagccctagctcccttagtctctcctcataatgcatactctctaaaccaggcaggatcctggtaaatctcctctgcaccctttccaatgcctccacatccttcctataatgaggcaaccagaactggacacagtactctaagtgtggtctaaccagagttttgtagagctgcatcattacctcgcggctcttaaactcgatcccacgacttatggaagctaacaccccataagctttcttaactaccccatccacctgtgaggcaactttcagtgatctgtggatatgaacccccagatccctctgctcctccacactgcccagaatcctgccattaaccttgtactccgccttgagttggtacagagtgcattgaggtagtccaggtaaaaacaataacagtacagagtaaagtgtcacagctacagagaaagtgcagtgcagtaaggtgcaaggtcacatgtTGGGTAGGTGGTGCAGTGGCAGAGGGGGATAGGAAGGGTGAACCTGGGGAGGAGACCCAggagggtgggtgagtgggtgatgagcagatggaactgaggggggggggggtggtaagatGTGTGGAAAAAGGTGAACATAGCGAGGGAGACCCCGGTGGACCCGggcgtgggttacctgaaattggggaaCGGCCAATAAATATGTCCAGGTGTCAGGGATTAATGTGGGAAATGGATGCTCAGACATCCAGGACAGGGCCGGGGGCCGCGAATCGCCCGCTGAGCAAGGCTCCCGCTCCCTGGATGATTCAAGATGAGTTGCCGTCGCCCACAATTTACAGGGAGGTGTGACTTACCCACATGAAAAGGTGCGTGCGTGTGACGGAGGCATAGATAACGGGAGCAATCGCGACTATTTAAAGGGGTTGGCACTAAAGTTTGCAGTTCTGAGCTCTTGCCTTGCAGCGGGCGGACAAGGGGCAGACTCAGACACAACATGCCTGCACTCGAGACATCCCTGAAAATGACCCTCCTGTGCGTGCTTCTCTCCAGTCTGGTGCCCAGCCCCGGAGAGGCGTGGTACAAGCAGACGACGGGACCCAGCTACTACTCGGTAGGAAGAGCCTCCGGACTCCTGTCCGGAATCCGCCGCTCGCCTCATGTCCGCAGATCGGAGGCGAGCGAAGCGGCGGAGTCGGCGGAGAACAGTGTGGGGGCGGAGCACGCAGCTCAAGGCAGAGAGACGGTGTTCGTCAAAAACATGGTGAGCAAcgggcagggggagagagagggagacggagAGCGTAGGTCGGGGGAGAGGTGGTCGGGCAGTGGGAGAGAATGAGTtgggagaggagaggtggagaggatgagacggagagagggaatgagagggcTGAGTGGGGAGAGGTAGAGTGAGATGATGAGacggggagaggggtgaggagaggtCGCTGAGAGGAGAGGCAGAGGAGAAAGCGAGAGAGGAAGAGGatgtacaaaacaacaaatgccGCAAGTGTTCCGCAATTAGGCGGCAAGTGCGGAGTGAGAAACGGCTCAGGCTGACGGCCCTTCATCGGATCGACGGGAACCTGAGGATCGCGGGTCAGAGAACGTGGGAtggggggaagagaaggagggagggggagagagatcaCGGCAGAGCGAGCGAGCGAGTGAGGCAGGAGGAAGGAGCGGGATGGGGAACCGGGCAAACAGCTCGACAGGGAAAGGGGTAGAGTGAAGGCCAGCGGAGGGGAGTGAGGggcggaggggaggaggggattgAGGGGCCTGGCAGGTGGAGACAGCACCGCACGCACATGAGGGGGGCAAACTGTGAGATAggaccccccccacacacacacatacactccaCACACatatctccctcccaccccacacccatatctccctcccaccccacacccccccacacactccccacaccccctccccacacactccccacacacatatctccctcccaccccacatccccccaacacacccccccacacaacgattagagggagagagatggaaatcTCAGAAATTCACCTCTTTATATCTTCATTAACTTTAAAGATATTTTATCCTAAGATTAAGAAGCATCTTTGGACTGTTGGAGACACTTTCAATAAACTCAGTATTTTAACTGAAGCTCTATACGAAACCTCGGGAACTATCTTCTGCTTTTCTGACCTCTCAGCGGGCTTTGCGCGAGTGCCTCTCACTGGCAAAGGACGCACTGTCGGACTCAGAGCAGTGATACCAAAATTAATCTTAAAAGCCGGTGGACCTGTTAACGTGAGTGTTGGGAATAGTTTTAGGGCACTTGCATTAAGTAACTGGAAGCATTTTGTATTTAGAGTGGCTGCCAACCTTACTGGGCTTGTATCGAACTCGAAACATATTCATTCCGCCCCGCAATTTAAACCCAGCCTTTaagccctctccccctcccccccttccagCAGTGTAAAGTTTTGGGGTGCGAGGGCCGGAGCGACCCGGGGGTAGGGAGGAA
This region includes:
- the npb gene encoding neuropeptide B, giving the protein MPALETSLKMTLLCVLLSSLVPSPGEAWYKQTTGPSYYSVGRASGLLSGIRRSPHVRRSEASEAAESAENSVGAEHAAQGRETVFVKNMAVCVKDISPSLQTCELLPDGFNTFQCKADVFLSLDSQECGNA